Sequence from the Cucumis sativus cultivar 9930 chromosome 1, Cucumber_9930_V3, whole genome shotgun sequence genome:
TCCAAGAGCTTCAGGCTCTGGACTTATGTGAACAAACATGAGTGTCTTTGCTTGACCTCCTGAAAGGATATTGAAGCAAATGTAGTTAGCCAAAATTTTACAGTGTCAAAAGGGAGTTCATGGTTTTCAAAGTCACACATACCAAGTGAATCTTGGAGTAGTTGTGTGAGTTTACTGTTCCTATAAGGGACGTGTGCATTCCTTAGAGCAAGAGAGGAAATGACATCTCCTAATGCAGAAAGAGATTTGTTGATGTGTTGTGCCTCTTTCAACCTATCTCCTATAACCTCAGACTTGTCAACCCTTTCACTTCCTGCCAAGTCAACAAGATGCATACACCCACGAAGCGTAGCCCCGGATGTCAAATCTTTTCCTTGAACATGAACAGTTAAGCAGCTGCAAATTGTTGCAATATTAGTTAATGCACAATAAGAGGAGACTTCTGACACACTTCatactaaatttatttaagaagAGTTTGCTTCATAGTTAATAGCAAAAGTACCTGTGAGAACGACTGCTTCGATCATTCATGGCGGTAGAGCTCACTGCACGATTCTTTTGGCCCAGATTCATCAGATTTATAACATCCGATGTTGACGACACGGGAACAAGACATGCTTCTGGTACGTTAATCCCATTTTGCGAACTGTTACGAACTTCCAACGTAATTACCAGTTAAGGACATGCAATACAGAAAGAGCttcataatataaaagaaaataaagaaatacagaagggaaaagaaaaggatatcTTCGGTTATTCGAATCTGTCAAAAGGAGATCCCTAATTTGGTCATTGTAAATCTCAAGCATCTGAACAGATATGTCATAGGAAACAGTctgttttctttgttgtgaaagaataaacaaatcaCTCAACGCCCTGTAGTTTACACCTAAAGTGTCCTCGGTGAGCTCTGTTGGTCCTGACTGAATTTTACAAATGAGATTAATCAGTAGCATCACTAGAAAAAAGCTGTTCaatcacaaaatttatatagttgATGTTTAATTCTCTTACCATGGTGTAGGTTTTTCCTGATCCAGTTTGGCCATAAGCAAATATGCAAACATTATAACCATCGAGCACGGATCGAATCAAAGGTTGAGTATCTGAAAATACTTCCCCTGCATAGAGAGAATGTAGGTGCTCAATACTCATAGTGCAAAAAATTTACATGATACAAccataaaaagaatttgaaccTTGGGTAGCAGAAGGCCCAAATActttgttaaatttgaatgatttccTTCCCTCCTTGCCATATTTCGATGGTGTCATAATGCTCATATTCCCTTCATCTATGCGATCGACAGTAGAAGGTCGATTTGAATGCCCACCGAGGAATGGTCGAACTCTACAATATACTCTGATATTTCCTGAGAGATGAATGCAATATATGAACATTATGAAGAAGTTCACATTACAAAGCTACAAACTTAACCCACTGCAAATGCTACCTTTCAGATCTTGGACTTGGTTGTATAGTTTTCGATTTTCTTCAAGAACTCTTCGGTATTCTGAAGCAGCATAAGCCACACTATACATGCGCTTACCTAATTTAGGCGGGCAGTTAGACTGAGAATACATTTGAAGGTACGAGCTAGAAGAatgataaaagaatttaacttAACTAGTAATTTATACCTAGAGTATTGAATTCCTCTTGGTACTTCATTTGCAAAATCTGCATTCCGACCTTGGTTTCACCAAGAGCATCCTTTAACATCTACAGAAGAAAACCAACTATGAAATTGTATATTCCAGAGGAGTAATTAGCTATTAGCTACTACATTATAGCACCAGCTACCTCTATGTTTCTCTGTTGCTGTTCAAGTAGCATCTGTCTTCTCAAGATTTGGCGTTCTAATTCCTCGTCACGTTGATCATTAGCCTCACCGTTTTCCACTTTTGTTTCAGGACAACTTTCTGCTTCAGGAAAGCTCTCTGCCTCGAGACAAATTGTTACCTCTGGACTGTCTTTTGGACTATTTATCTCTTCAACACAACTTGTTGCTTCTGGACTACTTATTTCTTCAGGAGAACTAGTTGTTTCCTCTTCCATCTTAATCTCTCGAAAACATAACATATGTTAGCATCTCATCCAGCTTAAGAAGAAATGGTCTTCAACTATAAACTTAGTGCCAAAATGTTGTCGTAAGATATATAATTCACAGCTTACCGTTTCATCAGCAGAAGTTATCTGTGGAGGAGATTTGTTAGATATAGATTCTGCCACATCTTCTGGACTTGCTTTTATCTATCAAATGGGAAGAATGGAATGTCATAAGCATAGAACAAATAGAGAATATATGGAGATGGAGTGATTGTTAAATCACCATTGAATCCGAAAATTTAAGCTATCTGATGAGTTATAACAAAGGTCTAAGTTTACTGATATGTAATAAAAATTGGTGTAATCACGATAGGATTCTATTAGTTGATCAATCATAATGGATTTGAATTGCAAACATAATTGAATTGCTTTTGATTGCATTTACTTAGGATTACAAACATGTCACATTTTACGTTAACTTCTACTATTATCACTTGACTCTAACGGTAATGATAATGGTAAAACGtgacaaatttataattctcATATCGTTACACTAATAGTAATTGGAACGCTGACCGTAATGGTAAAGGTAAAGATAGTGGGTTCTACTTAATTTTCAGTACAAACAAATTGTGCACCCTCCATTCCACAATCAGATTGCATGTTTCGATTACATATTTAGAGTTGGGTCCTAGAGTTCATTATAATTACACTGTGAGAAATATTGTCATTATAATTACATATTTAGAATGGAATGTCATAAGCATAGAACACTGGAAACAACTAAATACTGATtcctaaagaaaaacattgtgAGAAATAGAAAGTATACCATATTGTTATGAGTTGCTAGTCGATGCTCAAACTCTTCCATGACTTTACCAATCATACATTCCACAATCTacatattcattttcaaaaaggaAAGTAGAAAACAAGTTAGGAAATGAAGagataagaaagaaaactcaGCTCAACCTCTTCATATTTCTAGGAAGAAGATCATTATAACTTGATAATTAAAAGGCAAACACATACACTGGGGATTTCGTCAAGCTGTTTATTTGAAAGAAGTTGAGAAAGTAGCATATGTAAGGGACGGGAAGATCCCTGCGCTCGAAATTTGTAAAAGGTCATTAGATGGTTAATTAAACCAACTCAATCaacaatgtaaagaaaaatcaatcaacAAGGTAGAAACCGAAAGCAAAGAAAAGAGGGATGAAAGGCTCACTAACTGCTTCATTGCTATTATCATTGCTGTTATCACCACTTGAAGACGATTCAAGAGAAAAACTATCACCATTAGATGAAGTTTTCGTAAAAGAATTCATGAATGGTTCTGAATTTTTTAGCACCACATTTTTCCGCGATGTCGGTGATTTCGCTGCCCCACCAAATTTCCACATCCCGTTTCCGCCTCCTTGTTTCCAGGTGCTATATGACTTGAGTGCCAAAACGGAATTCACAACCCTTGTAGATTTCCCTCCCTAACATAGCCATACACATCAATACAACCAGAAGAGAGATAAATCTGCTTCAAGTTAACGAAAAATGATCAAAAACCACCAAACGTACCTGTTCTAGATCAGAGGCTTCAAAAGTTGGCAACCCCATTTCTTCTATGGCCACCAGAAAATTTCTCACATTCTCAAAGTATTGGTATGCAGATAAGGGTGCCCCATCAGGAATAATTACAGAATCACATGGGCCTTCAACAACCTACACAAGAACAGGAATCGAATGACCACACGATAGACGTACTCGCCAAAACTTTTCATAAGATGGGAAGAATATTTACGTTATTCCAACTTtctagatatatatatatatatatatatatatatataatcttctGGAACCAAGAACTAAGACAACGTCGCCACAAGATGCAATAGTAACAGAATAAGGGAGAAAATGATGAACTATATATACCTTTGAGATTGCTCCAGGTTGAACCTTATTGAGAACATTGCAAAGAATAATTCCACTTCTTAATCCAAGCCTAAATTCCTCTTCAGAAGGCTCAGCTGGCAAGTCTTTACCACCAACAACCCCAACGGTTTTCCTTAGCCACCCGGCCGCTTCATACCTTCTCAAGGCTTCAAAGTAAAATGATGAacattcaatttcatttccaCACCAAACGTGGGATTGAATTCAAGGTAGCTAACATATGTTTCTCAAAATACATTACAACAACAGAAATGgtaaaaatcaattaacaaaTCACATCATTCAACAGACATTAtgtaaagaaaaggaaagcccagaaaacaagaaaacaaagaacatACAGTCTTCTTCAGACTTCTTCGAAGCCAAATCGATATTACGGGGACGAACGCCATGCTGCTGAAGAACATCTTCAACCACAGAAGCAACAGAAAACGGAAAAACTTGCTCTGTCGCCATTACTAAGTACCCTGAAGAACAATCAATCCACAGAAATGACTAAACTATTCAAAACAATCCCAATTTCGAAGAAAACAAATTGGGTGTTCGAatagaaatgaaatagaaaaagggTGGAAAGGAGAGCTCAGGAGAAGGGGATTGTTGATTCTGGATGATGAATCattgaaaaatttgaagaaaagaggaagagggagagaaaaaattggGCTTTTTTTAGCGGGTGGAGTCGTTTATTGTTGTTAAGAAAGGATTATCTCTGTGTTTATCAAAAATCTTTGATGGGCGTTTTCAGTTTTATGTGTTCGTCCAAATTTTGTTGGAGAAAATGAGACCGAAGCTACTTCCGAGCCTCCCGCGAACAAAGATGGCATAACGGTTTGTGTTCAACGGGtgagaaattttaaaaccaaatatatatatatatatatatatatatatatatttgtatttctcCCAATTActtctaattctttttcaattcactttttctttttctttttatcaccCAAAATTACCATTTCACCCCTACAACACAAaatcttccattttatttttggaaattattctaaacacaaaattgttccaaatatttacaaaatatatgatattttattatatttttttaataaaatatttgaattatcgatgaaattttataaataaaaaaaaaatagagccCTAAAATAGTCATTATGAAATGTTAGTTTCCTTCTCTCACTTGTaagatttcttttattattattacaaacaaaaatctaagtttttcttctttcttttttcccttcttcccACCATGGTCCATTGCTCTAATTCTTTGGTCCACAATTgcatatcatttttcttcctaattttaaccttttaaacaaaattaggtTTTAATAGGAGGTCGGGTATAGCTTTTatctatcaaataaaaaatagtagcTTAATTGATATGCAAGTGTATTAGCAACTACTAAGTTTGAAATATCCTCATCTGATCTGTACTTAAAAAGCTGTCATGATTTctaattattctatttatgTACGGtgtaaattatattcttttctaaatttgaatcttATAACCAACGTAactgaagaaattaaaaatgacaattttggCAATGACAATGTAGATACATTAAACATCATCAAGTTAAAAGTCGAGAAAATTGccaaagagataaaaaaaaaacgttcaCACGAACCTATTTAATCTATatgttttaattgaaaatgagaaaagaaaaagaaattagaaagaacTAATATGATGATGAGAAGGAATCTAAAATATCACTTAAGAGAAAagagggaaaataaattgtagttAGATAGTGTTTCCTATTCTAATTTTGGTGTTGatgtaacaaaaacaaattgttatTGGTGTGATAATGATTCAaacatcaactttttttttagttaaacagTTAAAAGTATCACTATATATCAAGATTTGGTATGTAAGAGACAATAATGTAAGATTCAGTATTGAAATACTCatcttattataatttgtatatGAACATAATTCAATCAATATCGTGTTTGTATTGTTCGATTCTTCCGATCCTTTTCCTCCTGGTTTAATTATTATagctttgttatttttcagtcttcatttaaaaaaatttgttcactaaaatatttactttttaaagaGTAGATGGggttaatataataattttgaaagtaatGGCAATGGCAATGGCAATGAGAAGTAAaccttttctaaattaaaaaaaaaaatcaattaaacattATCTTAGAAAAGAATgtcattaatttaaacaattaactaataaatacaaactttAGATggtaattttgtttaaaaaattaataatgaattaaatttggacAAAAGAAGgagattataattattttaggttcctctttttccttcatagGTTACACTCTTTCATTCATTAAACAAAAGCCATTATATCAAATGGCTTTTGCTTGAATTCTACACATCATCTGTGTATTTGCTTTTATTgccttaaaaaatatataaagatatatattacatttttgttcttaatatattttgttaatttgtagtctcaattatttctttatttgtgaatttaaatgttaaaaatgacTCTAGCGATAATTACatgatataatatttcatctaagaaaagtaaaagctcaatttttttactaacttcctaaaaatttaaaggtaCACACAAAATCtcgtttaaatttttaacGATTTACTAAGCATTATTGCAATTCATCATTTAGTATCAACTGACttcaattgtaatttttttgatCGATTTGTTGTTGTTCTAATCTTCTTAATTGAGTCCACCCCACTTGAATGTGAGTGTGAACTCAGTTAAACTTAGATATCAACCGCATTTAACTTTTCATCGTTGTGAACATACAAATTAGggttaagatatatatatttaaatgaaaaaaaaaaaaaaacaaaaaagaacataaaagaTAGGAGGAAActtatattgatttattttacatatctCATTTGTTTAATTGCTTAGAAATTAAGCTTTTAACCTATATATTTTGATactttaatttctctctctcatgaTTAAGCCCACTTAAAATCTTCATTTGTAATTAAGAATGTCATGGCATGCATTAGCTTTGGCCTTGGAGATGCTTTTCAAGAAGTATAtgataatacatataatatatatagaggtTTCTTTGCAATGGGAATATTTCATCAACTTTTCCCTTGTAAATTTAATCACCAATTTTCTTTACGTATAGATATGGAAAAATAATGAGAGTGAGAAGAAAGACCTCTCCATAGGCTCCAGGTTTAGCTACAAACAAATCACAACCACAAGAGTTATATAATGGAAGAAAAACTGATCGCCCAAAAGTCGTTGAAACTTTCGATCAAAGCAAATAATATTTCCATTCTCACACCAATCTACTAGTATTAGTGTAATAACGAGATTAAACCACAAAGAGAtgattgcttttttttttctaaaagaaccACTTGTTGCAAGTAACCAATTTGATTTAACTAATTATGTTATTGTCAACATAAGTATAACTCAACCAATCTAGTgcttataatatatatatatatatatatatatatatatacgctGCAAAGTCATGTATTTTAGATTCTCCCCACACCCCAcgtattattaaaataaacattgatttaattattaagtaGGCGTgagtataacaaaatgattttatactttatatattGAAACAATTATGATTACGAGTTTCATTAGATATCTATTAGAGgtaacaaaacataaatatcaatCATCATAAATCATGATAGATGTggttcaaagtttaaaattgactgatatatgtttgaaaatgagACTAGGGAAGGAAGTCATAACCTATCATGACACTAATTGTCAGATGAGCTTAGCTTAATCGACAcgatataattttaaatactatatagttttggttttttttttttccaaattttttattctttaatctTAGCCTCtaaaattaaggttatttttcttaaaaccaTATTCAAACCACATTGAAGATTTTCATGATGACTCAAAGATTCTTCatatacaataaaattatatatgtatatgtgtgtgtatatatatacacacatatataaactcaccttttgatataatataatgattcAATTTGTCAACCACATATGAAAAAAGGTATAATCATGTTTGCAATTATTTAGTAAATCTTTTATGGGTaatttttgtaagaaattaaataaataaaaaagggtgattctaattaaaatctaagaaaaagaaacgtaTGAAATTAAAGAATCATGTCAATAATTAGACCTAGTGCTTAACTCTCATTCTTATTTCatccttttaattaaaactttttaaaacacatatttttattcttacatAACATGTTATGCATATACTAATTAATCTATCTATATGgtttaagaaaaactaatttatgttgtgaataaataaactatataatcaaacaaatataaattcaaacatgATGAGTCaacataataatttaaaatgtgcacaaaaagtaaaaacaaatagaaaataaataaataaacaaaaagggTAATAAGGTCAATTACAAAACCAAAGCTTCCCTCCAAGCTGAGTGTTAAAAAACGCGCGACTTTTGGTTCGGAACCAAAGCAGATAGCTTCGGTAACcgtaattatatattatttttaaaatatacgaTTCCGGCCGGCAAGGTAAGTCTAGAGGAAGAAGATGTAAGAGCCGCCGCCGCCCCCCGCCGGCCGGCTGGCCGGCCTACCTATCAAAAATGTTTGGAAAAGCTTTCCTATTCAATAATTCTCATAATAATAACAcccattcttcttccttttctaatACACGCATCGATCATCGATGCTTTTAAAGTAAAagcaaaaatgttttttaaattcctACATTTCCGAAAATCGATCAAACCattctcaaaataaataaattagaggTTGTTTTGGCCGTGACTCGTTGTAGAATAAGATGTAACATAATGTAATAGAAAACTCATGTTTTAATTGAGTACTTGTGGTATAAaacttattcttttattatgtTTCAACCGTTTTTAATCTgacattctttttcattgttttcatattttatgaTCTCTCATTTTTGTTCCGTCTTTGAGAAAATTGCattaaatgacaaaagaaaaagaataaaaaacagTACACAACaccttcttttttcatattgtaaatatgacaaatataatAAGTAGTTTAATATACTATAGAAccagttatttttaaatttgatatttttgcaatttagaaagtGCCAGACATGAAAGCAATAaggtaaataaaatataaataatagaggCATGTTAAGtggtttaataatttaaatggaTTAATTTGGGAgttcaattaaaaagaagttaattaattagatatttttttggCGGTATCCCATGAACAataactttaactttattagATCCCATCATGCCAAATTAATAACTTTTGACcaattaaatatattctaTATTCTATACCTCACTCATTTTCTAAAGGGAAAACTTacatagaaattaataattatttcaattttgttaaggatataatttaatttcttatctACTAATCAAATAATTGCGCTTGATTAAGCAAAATGCATGCACcctaataattaataaatatgaattttgatcattttatatcaatattattataacttgcTTTTTccttaatatatgaaaattttaaaatgactatactttaatttaattataagttgGGTGAAGGCTTCTTTTGGGTGTGGTTATAAGATTAAGATGAGAAGAAGACACTTAATTAGCTTCTTAATCCTTTCCATAATAAGAAAACTTGATTAAACTAAAGCCATTGTAGGGCACTCTAcccttaattaaattaagaggATATACAccttttagtttcttttattttataaaaagccACATGCCCCATATGCTTAGAAAAAAGCTAAGTTAATTTTTGAGAAACCCTACCCTCAAAAGTGTAGGACATACTATACCctaaattcttaattaattaaaatcctAAAAGTATATTGTCCAAGACTACTTTTGAGAGACATAGAGATTCTTTGTTATATTAATGTGTGTGGACATTGAGAAATAATAAGATTGTGTGTGTTGAGGGAAAAATTGCCTTTTATATTAAACAATTACGAtaaactctctctcttttcttttttttatcaaaaggGTTTGCGatctatataataaatttggtCTTTAAATATATTCACTTAATCAACTAATACACATCTAGGATATTATAGTAAATcataaaaggtaaaataattgCATGAGACTTTACATTTTCGAACTCAATTATTTCATgatcaaaatcacttttaaattggTAGTTAAAGAGGAAGATGGTTTATCGTGATGTGGTTGATTGTAACATACGATaaccatatattatattatatctttgATAAGtctatgaatatttaattgtaATTCCTAATTAGAAAACGTGATGAGACTTTGGATTATGAAAGAATGGAAGATTTAAGgaatgaaaatgagagagagagacttGTAATTGAAGGGTGGGATAGATAGTTGATTGGTTGAAAATTGAAGAGTTGTTTATTGAAAAAGAGTTGGGTTAGCAAAACTCCATAACATATATTGCTACCAATAATGGCTGGTCTAGCTACCTTTGACCAACccaatttaatcttttattcatacacatatatatctttttctttttactaaaatataatatttttttggtcCCCTAagcttcattttattttaatcaaattaggtATAAAAGATGTAAATGTCTGTTCCAGTATGTATGTATGcatatcaattattatattacaaattcaGTGTCATGTTTGTGATCTAAATCATATCGAAAGTATATATCACTTTGTTTTTAAGTACGCACttcaatttaaattgttttaatgtaACAAATTAAAGGGATATAAGGTGTGTGATTGTCTTTTCAATATGTCTCTACCATTTGATATAATGATGTTTAATGCATTATACCCGAAAGGATAGGAAAGATTCATTATATGTAAACACACTTCGACTTTTTTCATAGTGTCGTAACGTAGAATGAGAGATGTGATTAATATGTTCAAAATATATCCCTACAACGTAAGATCTACACGAAAGAATAGATGTGATTGTTATATACTCCAATCCATATATAAGGTCCAAATCACACTTATacacaaaacaataatacatCACCACTTCAATGTATATGAATAGTTGTAATGAAAGGATTAAATAGGAATCACCACAaaaattgtaagaaaaatTCCTTcctcacatatatatataaataaaagtatagaTTAAAGACAATATTTAAACTAGCTACATAGTTTTAGTTTAAAGGATCatttttaatctataattatttaaaaaacttaaagaaacaatatgaattatctttttttttttaaacgttgatatatataattaataatgaaaaaaggcAAGGCATATGATGGCATATGTTGTGGTTTATGAAGGTCAATTATGGCTCATTTCTTTCACATATATTCATCACATACCTTTACTATTCACACATAGATTAGGGCTGTCTTCATCTTTAGGCACCATCCAAAAccctactttttctttctttcattacTATACTTAttaaccctaaaccctttGCTTTTCACTTTGGTATTAACCCAACATTATAAAAccctttttcaaaaacatttagatCACCATTAAACACATATTGTCAAGGATATTAGGTAGAAGATTACAAAAGACCCATCTACctaattaacaatatatatatatattgatttgattCATCTCTATAGGTATGGGTTACCATATACATCTATCCATCTAATAGGGATTTCATTGTATTAACAAGTGCTTTAGAGGCTCATCATCTCTATTGTTTCCTTATTATATTCTTCCAATACTTTGGATAAATCAAAGCAAGAAAATCATTTGGGCCAAGAGATATTTTCAAGGGCTTCATTAGTTGTTTAAAGCCCTTTCCACATGAAaatttttcaacaattggGTTTTAGCTTTCTATTGAAAAATTTGGTTCCACATGGTccataatttgtttaatagcATTCTCATCAATTTGAGACTTTTTAGTTCATCAAAATAAAGACACATTATTTCTATGAAACCAATGTGTATATATGATGATATGCTATGTCTATTTTCTCTAATATGGACCTTATTCTAGGGGTGGGCATAGTCATCTATAGACATAAATGAGATGGATCAGTAAGTGTTGCACGTATATTATTGATCTAcgttaaaaagtaatttttctatatatcattgtcaaaaaatttagtttggaATTCGATTTagtatttggtttttaaatcGTATAGAGAGTggattttaaactattaaaattactttttttaaaaaaaatcactttgaaatgTGTCACTAATCGTTATCTAATGCTTGATTTTACACTTTTCacatgataaaaatatatgattttgatcgatacttaaaaattaatatgttttgaaaacgataacaaatatttttactatttcaaattcttccaTGAGGTTGAATTGCACaccatttaaaaattagatataaCAAGTTGAACAGATGATCAAGAAGTACAAAAAAACGTACAACTTTTTGATTAATAGTGTATTTTGGGTGTGAATTGAGTTATCattaacaaacaataaattttggCATAGGTGAATGGTTTATGATCGTTGGGtataaaaaattccaaaatctaaaattgagAATTTAGGGTTGATTGAATCTCCACcaataaaaaccaaaagtttgatccacaaattaaaaaaaaaaaaggga
This genomic interval carries:
- the LOC101205722 gene encoding kinesin-like protein KIN-14G isoform X2 encodes the protein MVIVFLLNRLQVVITAMIIAMKQLGSSRPLHMLLSQLLSNKQLDEIPSIVECMIGKVMEEFEHRLATHNNMIKASPEDVAESISNKSPPQITSADETMEEETTSSPEEISSPEATSCVEEINSPKDSPEVTICLEAESFPEAESCPETKVENGEANDQRDEELERQILRRQMLLEQQQRNIEMLKDALGETKVGMQILQMKYQEEFNTLGKRMYSVAYAASEYRRVLEENRKLYNQVQDLKGNIRVYCRVRPFLGGHSNRPSTVDRIDEGNMSIMTPSKYGKEGRKSFKFNKVFGPSATQGEVFSDTQPLIRSVLDGYNVCIFAYGQTGSGKTYTMSGPTELTEDTLGVNYRALSDLFILSQQRKQTVSYDISVQMLEIYNDQIRDLLLTDSNNRRLEVRNSSQNGINVPEACLVPVSSTSDVINLMNLGQKNRAVSSTAMNDRSSRSHSCLTVHVQGKDLTSGATLRGCMHLVDLAGSERVDKSEVIGDRLKEAQHINKSLSALGDVISSLALRNAHVPYRNSKLTQLLQDSLGGQAKTLMFVHISPEPEALGETLSTLKFAERVSTVELGAARVNKDSSDAKELKEQIASLKAALVKKDSETEQNSRSSTPEKSRMKTFLSSPSLPSYKSVVEMSVNRTSSLEDVRNAAEAQKQANQKLKRRSLDPRDILKSSPWPPLGATLVNAREDDKESVSSDWDDKAMVNKNGIVRRDETITGPWDVNTLPETYDQNFLVDPSKVYPENSFNNASMNKKDNQEFDVQRNQYEMASTDDSDDHETVNSETSEPEIIWQSSLPIPKGSSIPNGLGSKIKKPAASPKPAKSPEVRSFIPSLIPSPSRKPQAGIAQPVAKTGKQVVSVEGGKRKGGKY
- the LOC101205722 gene encoding kinesin-like protein KIN-14F isoform X1, with the protein product MATEQVFPFSVASVVEDVLQQHGVRPRNIDLASKKSEEDSLRRYEAAGWLRKTVGVVGGKDLPAEPSEEEFRLGLRSGIILCNVLNKVQPGAISKVVEGPCDSVIIPDGAPLSAYQYFENVRNFLVAIEEMGLPTFEASDLEQGGKSTRVVNSVLALKSYSTWKQGGGNGMWKFGGAAKSPTSRKNVVLKNSEPFMNSFTKTSSNGDSFSLESSSSGDNSNDNSNEAGSSRPLHMLLSQLLSNKQLDEIPSIVECMIGKVMEEFEHRLATHNNMIKASPEDVAESISNKSPPQITSADETMEEETTSSPEEISSPEATSCVEEINSPKDSPEVTICLEAESFPEAESCPETKVENGEANDQRDEELERQILRRQMLLEQQQRNIEMLKDALGETKVGMQILQMKYQEEFNTLGKRMYSVAYAASEYRRVLEENRKLYNQVQDLKGNIRVYCRVRPFLGGHSNRPSTVDRIDEGNMSIMTPSKYGKEGRKSFKFNKVFGPSATQGEVFSDTQPLIRSVLDGYNVCIFAYGQTGSGKTYTMSGPTELTEDTLGVNYRALSDLFILSQQRKQTVSYDISVQMLEIYNDQIRDLLLTDSNNRRLEVRNSSQNGINVPEACLVPVSSTSDVINLMNLGQKNRAVSSTAMNDRSSRSHSCLTVHVQGKDLTSGATLRGCMHLVDLAGSERVDKSEVIGDRLKEAQHINKSLSALGDVISSLALRNAHVPYRNSKLTQLLQDSLGGQAKTLMFVHISPEPEALGETLSTLKFAERVSTVELGAARVNKDSSDAKELKEQIASLKAALVKKDSETEQNSRSSTPEKSRMKTFLSSPSLPSYKSVVEMSVNRTSSLEDVRNAAEAQKQANQKLKRRSLDPRDILKSSPWPPLGATLVNAREDDKESVSSDWDDKAMVNKNGIVRRDETITGPWDVNTLPETYDQNFLVDPSKVYPENSFNNASMNKKDNQEFDVQRNQYEMASTDDSDDHETVNSETSEPEIIWQSSLPIPKGSSIPNGLGSKIKKPAASPKPAKSPEVRSFIPSLIPSPSRKPQAGIAQPVAKTGKQVVSVEGGKRKGGKY